From the Rhodoferax sp. WC2427 genome, one window contains:
- the tolQ gene encoding protein TolQ, whose translation MTQDLSIWTMVLNASIVVQLVMLLLVVVSISSWAAIFRKLFALRKVQAHNESFERDFWSGTSLNDLFNTAARNAQNGQDTGPMERIFASGMREYQKLRERRIADPGTLMDGARRAMRASYQREMDVIESSLSFLASVGSVSPYVGLFGTVWGIMHAFTGLASMQQVTLATVAPGIAEALVATAIGLFSAIPAVVAYNRFAREIDRTAIRLETFMEEFSNILQRNVAAQSPAVPAGK comes from the coding sequence ATGACCCAAGACCTGTCGATCTGGACCATGGTGCTGAATGCCAGCATCGTGGTGCAACTGGTGATGCTGCTGCTGGTGGTGGTCTCCATCTCCAGCTGGGCGGCGATTTTTCGCAAACTGTTTGCGTTGCGCAAGGTCCAGGCCCACAACGAAAGCTTTGAGCGCGATTTCTGGTCGGGAACCAGCCTGAACGACCTGTTCAATACCGCCGCCCGCAATGCCCAAAACGGCCAGGATACCGGCCCGATGGAGCGCATTTTTGCCAGCGGCATGCGCGAATACCAAAAACTGCGCGAGCGCCGCATTGCCGACCCCGGCACCCTCATGGACGGCGCCCGCCGGGCCATGCGCGCCAGCTACCAGCGCGAGATGGACGTGATCGAGTCCAGCCTATCCTTCCTGGCCTCCGTCGGCTCGGTATCGCCGTATGTGGGCCTGTTCGGCACGGTCTGGGGCATCATGCACGCCTTCACCGGGCTGGCCAGCATGCAGCAAGTGACCCTGGCCACCGTGGCCCCCGGCATTGCCGAGGCGCTGGTGGCCACCGCCATTGGCCTGTTCTCGGCCATCCCCGCCGTGGTCGCCTACAACCGCTTTGCCCGCGAAATCGACCGCACCGCCATCCGCCTCGAGACCTTCATGGAGGAGTTCTCCAACATCTTGCAGCGCAACGTGGCGGCCCAGTCGCCTGCGGTGCCCGCGGGGAAGTAA
- the tolR gene encoding protein TolR has protein sequence MASMVSRGRGRRTINEINMVPFIDVMLVLLIIFMVTAPMITPSVVNLPSVGKASKQPDRVIQIVIAKDESLELTQKSKTTKLGKSDVASAVKTAQDGDASVPVVISADRNVKYESVVKVMDTLQRAGIQRVGLSVQLGK, from the coding sequence ATGGCCAGTATGGTGTCACGGGGGCGCGGACGGCGCACCATCAACGAGATCAACATGGTGCCCTTCATCGACGTGATGCTGGTGCTGCTGATCATCTTCATGGTCACCGCGCCCATGATCACCCCCAGCGTGGTCAACCTGCCCAGCGTGGGCAAGGCCAGCAAACAGCCCGACCGGGTGATCCAGATCGTCATCGCCAAGGACGAGTCACTGGAGCTCACCCAAAAAAGCAAAACCACCAAGCTCGGCAAAAGTGATGTCGCCAGCGCCGTAAAAACCGCGCAAGACGGCGATGCCAGCGTGCCCGTGGTCATCAGTGCCGACCGCAATGTCAAATACGAGTCGGTGGTGAAGGTCATGGACACCTTGCAGCGCGCAGGCATACAGCGCGTGGGCCTGTCGGTCCAGCTCGGCAAGTAA
- the tolA gene encoding cell envelope integrity protein TolA has product MHAAQDTLNLTPPQPPGMVRALGLALLAHALLLVALVINVQWKQTESASVEAELWSSSVQMAAPKAVDVPPPPPVETPRPTPPPPPVAKVQPPPPAPDVKDADIALERAKKKREAEKLEQAQQDKADKAEKAKREKLEKDKALKAQKAEEKAAEAAEKKAAEDKRLKDKKAAQEKQDKQDALDKKAKATQDAKDAAKAAAEKASAQADAKALAAQRADNLKRIAGMAGATGGANATGSALQSSAPSAGYGGKVVAKVKPNIVFPDDFEGNPKAEVEIRLSPDGTILSSKLAKPSGNKAWDDAVLKAIDKTQTMPRDTDGRVPSSMIIGFKPRDF; this is encoded by the coding sequence ATGCACGCCGCCCAGGACACGCTCAACCTCACGCCCCCCCAGCCCCCTGGCATGGTGCGGGCGCTGGGCCTGGCCCTGCTGGCCCACGCGCTGCTGCTGGTGGCCCTGGTGATCAACGTGCAGTGGAAGCAGACAGAGAGTGCCTCCGTGGAAGCCGAACTCTGGTCCTCCTCGGTGCAAATGGCGGCCCCAAAAGCGGTGGATGTGCCGCCGCCCCCACCCGTAGAAACGCCGCGCCCCACACCTCCGCCCCCACCCGTGGCCAAGGTCCAGCCCCCTCCTCCCGCCCCCGATGTGAAAGATGCCGACATCGCCCTGGAGCGCGCCAAAAAGAAGCGCGAGGCCGAAAAGCTGGAACAGGCCCAGCAAGACAAGGCCGATAAAGCCGAAAAGGCCAAGCGCGAGAAGCTCGAAAAGGACAAGGCCCTCAAGGCCCAAAAAGCCGAGGAAAAGGCGGCAGAAGCTGCCGAGAAAAAGGCCGCCGAAGACAAGCGTCTGAAAGACAAAAAGGCCGCCCAGGAAAAGCAGGACAAGCAGGACGCGCTGGACAAAAAAGCCAAGGCCACCCAGGACGCGAAAGATGCGGCCAAAGCCGCCGCCGAAAAAGCCAGCGCCCAGGCCGATGCCAAGGCCCTGGCCGCCCAACGCGCCGACAACCTGAAGCGCATCGCCGGCATGGCCGGGGCCACGGGTGGGGCCAATGCCACCGGCAGCGCGCTGCAGTCCTCTGCGCCCTCGGCGGGCTACGGCGGCAAGGTGGTGGCCAAGGTCAAGCCCAACATCGTATTTCCCGACGATTTCGAGGGCAACCCGAAAGCCGAAGTAGAAATTCGGCTATCCCCCGACGGCACCATCCTGAGCAGCAAACTGGCCAAACCCAGTGGCAACAAGGCTTGGGACGATGCCGTGCTCAAGGCCATCGACAAAACCCAAACCATGCCCCGCGACACCGATGGCCGGGTGCCTTCGTCCATGATCATCGGCTTCAAGCCCCGCGATTTTTAA
- a CDS encoding fumarylacetoacetate hydrolase family protein has protein sequence MDYVVSPPAVVSIPVVGQAARFPVHRIYCVGRNYAEHAKEMGFTGREPPFFFMKPADAVVAVEAGQTGSVAYPTLTGNLHHEIELVVAIGKGGRNITAAEAHQHIYGYAVGLDMTRRDLQNEMKKQGRPWCIGKAFEQSAPIGPISPVGQAGDVEHAEIALQVNGQERQRSNVAQLIWSIAETIEHLSAAWELQAGDLIYSGTPEGVGAVVRGDTLVGSVAGLEPLTVRIV, from the coding sequence ATGGACTACGTTGTTTCGCCCCCTGCTGTTGTCTCCATCCCCGTCGTCGGCCAGGCGGCCCGCTTCCCCGTACACCGCATCTACTGCGTGGGCCGCAACTACGCCGAACACGCCAAGGAAATGGGCTTCACCGGGCGCGAGCCACCGTTCTTTTTCATGAAGCCCGCCGATGCCGTGGTGGCCGTCGAAGCGGGCCAGACCGGCTCCGTGGCCTACCCCACACTGACTGGCAACCTGCACCACGAGATCGAGCTGGTGGTGGCGATTGGCAAGGGCGGCAGGAACATCACGGCGGCCGAGGCGCACCAGCACATCTACGGCTACGCCGTGGGCCTGGACATGACCCGGCGCGACCTGCAAAACGAGATGAAAAAGCAAGGCCGCCCCTGGTGTATCGGCAAGGCGTTTGAGCAGTCGGCCCCGATTGGCCCCATCAGCCCGGTGGGACAGGCTGGCGACGTGGAGCATGCCGAGATTGCCCTGCAGGTCAACGGCCAGGAGCGCCAGCGTAGCAACGTGGCCCAGCTGATCTGGAGCATCGCCGAGACCATCGAACACCTGTCTGCCGCCTGGGAGCTGCAGGCCGGTGACCTGATTTACTCGGGTACGCCCGAAGGCGTCGGGGCCGTGGTACGTGGCGACACGCTGGTCGGCAGCGTGGCCGGACTGGAGCCCTTGACCGTACGCATCGTTTAG
- a CDS encoding NUDIX hydrolase — protein MHRSPIKFCKDCGAAVVYRLPDDGDTKLRAVCPACHAVHYENPINVVGTVPHWGDKVLLCKRNIEPRFGKWTLPAGFMELGESTAEGAARETVEEAGAQFEMQELFSVMSVIHVGQVHLYYRAELLSDVFDPGFETIEARLFTEAEIPWDEIAFRTVSQTLKHYFADRKTGQFGLHHESLV, from the coding sequence ATGCACCGCAGCCCCATCAAATTCTGCAAAGACTGCGGCGCAGCCGTGGTGTACCGCCTGCCCGACGACGGCGACACCAAGCTGCGGGCAGTCTGCCCCGCCTGCCACGCCGTGCATTACGAGAACCCGATCAATGTGGTCGGCACCGTGCCGCACTGGGGCGACAAAGTCCTGCTGTGCAAGCGCAACATCGAGCCGCGCTTCGGCAAATGGACCCTGCCTGCAGGCTTCATGGAGCTGGGCGAAAGCACCGCCGAAGGCGCCGCCCGCGAAACCGTGGAAGAAGCCGGTGCGCAGTTTGAAATGCAGGAGCTGTTCAGCGTGATGAGCGTCATCCACGTCGGGCAGGTGCACCTGTACTACCGCGCCGAGCTGCTCAGCGATGTGTTCGACCCTGGTTTTGAGACCATCGAAGCCCGGCTGTTCACCGAGGCCGAAATTCCCTGGGACGAAATTGCCTTCCGCACGGTATCGCAGACCCTGAAGCACTATTTTGCCGACCGCAAGACAGGCCAGTTTGGTTTGCACCACGAGAGCCTGGTGTAA